The Rhodospirillales bacterium genome includes the window ACAGTTCGGCGAAACCCGCGCGCGGACCGGAATGTTCGGTCCCCGCGATCGGATGGCCGGGAATGCCATGCACATGCGCGGGCAAATGCGCCGCGAAAATCCGCGCGGTCAAACCCTTGACCGACCCTACGTCGCTCACAACCACCCCCGCCGCCAGATGCGGCGCGATTTCCTTGACGACGCTCTCGATCGCGCCCATCGGCACGCACACGACGACCAGATCGGCACCCGCGACACCCGCCGCGCAATCGCACCCGGCATCGTCGGCCAACCCAAGTTCCAGCACCGTGTCGCACACCGCGCGCGAAGCGTCCACGCACACAATGCGCGCCAACGCATCCCGTTGGCGCAGCGCGCGCGCGATCGACGACCCGATCAACCCGAAACCGATAATGACGACGTGTTTGAAGGGCATTGAACGATCTTTCACAATTTGCGCATCGGCGGCGTGGCGGGTACCCCCGCGCCCCAGATCAGCGCGGGTTTCGCCACCGGCTTGGCCTTGCCCTTGATCGGCTGGTACAGGCGTTTGCCCGCTTCGGCCACGATCACGCCACATAGTGCGGAACACGCGGGCGCGATTGCCTCCACCGCCGGAGCGACATGCTCGGTCAACGTGACATTACGCACCGGCGGCGCGACCAGCGCGCCGGTCATCCGCTCCAGCGAAAAATTCCGTTCGCGCAAAAGCTCGTGCAACTGCGTCGCGGTAAACGGACGGCCTTGCCCGAACGGGGTCTTTTCGACCCGCGCCCACAGCCCCGTGCGATTGGGCACGACCATGATCGCCCGCCCTTCGGGTTTAAGCACGCGCCACACTTCGTCCAACACCGCGCCTGGATCTTCCGCGAATTCAAGGTCATGGATGACCAGCACGTAATCGACGCTCGCCCCGGCCAACGGCCACGCCCCGCGATCGGCCAGCACACAGCGTTGCCGCGCATCGGCCCCGCCATCGCCATCCGGCCACGCACCCTCTGGCCACGTCATCGCCCCCATCTGCCCGGACATCAGCGCAAACACCCCGCGCGCGGCGCG containing:
- a CDS encoding methyltransferase domain-containing protein, producing the protein MLPGAYDLKEYYATPQGRMVARMLLRRFAAWWDEPRLRGEVVVGAGYALPYLESMRAARGVFALMSGQMGAMTWPEGAWPDGDGGADARQRCVLADRGAWPLAGASVDYVLVIHDLEFAEDPGAVLDEVWRVLKPEGRAIMVVPNRTGLWARVEKTPFGQGRPFTATQLHELLRERNFSLERMTGALVAPPVRNVTLTEHVAPAVEAIAPACSALCGVIVAEAGKRLYQPIKGKAKPVAKPALIWGAGVPATPPMRKL